The Apium graveolens cultivar Ventura chromosome 10, ASM990537v1, whole genome shotgun sequence nucleotide sequence CCAACCGCATATCCCCCACGAGGCAACCTCCAGATAATTAGTCCCATTGATTCCTCACCAGGCGCCAATCCATCCATATCCGCTACCTCACCTGGCAATTCATAACGACAAACAGGGCAAGAATTCCGTTGTTCAAGCCAGGGCATAATACAATCAGAATGATAGAGATGCTTGCAAGGCAATTCACGCGCCTTTGCATTAGCCTCAAAAGGCTCGGTACAAACAGCACAATTCGTGTCACTCTTAACATGGTCCAAATTAATCTCAATTGTAGGCAAAGCATCAACTGCAAGTTTAGATGCTGGAGGATGACTAACTCTTAACATATCAAAATGAATAAAATGTTCAAGAATTCGATCAAACCCCGGTCCCATAACCAACTCAGACATCCCGCGAACTAATCCTCTTAAACCAAGACCACAACCATCATCATACAACAATTCATAAGTCCCGGTCTCATCCGTTCTTCGAAGCACAATAAACGGATAAAAAAGAGGCCTAAAACTGGTCGCATCCGCAACACTCTGTCCTAATGCATGACTAAACTCTGGTGCATGACTTCCAACTCTCATATCAGAATAAGGACTAtgactatgattatgataatGGTGGCGGTGGTGATGGCGACGACGACGATGCCTGCGGTGTTGCTGATGATTTATTTCCTCAACAAATCCGCCACCGCAGTCCACGCAAACAACACCATCTTCTTCAACTCTAACAAAAGAGTTGCAACTATGGCACCAATGTGAAGGCTCTGTAAAATCCATAAGAGAGTTGTGAAACAAGTTTTTTCTAAAGAATGTGTGAATAAAACTATGGTTGAAAAAAGAGCAATATATATACATGCAGCATGTCAAGGGTCAAATAAAAGGAAAACGTGTGGGGAGATTGCTACATATTCATGTGCGTGAGCGTGAGAAATTGGTCATACAAGTTTGAACATTAGCTTAAATCTAACACCTTCCGGGAAGGTAACAAATATTGTGAAAATGATTCAATCTTTGTTTATCCGGCATCATTTATTCAGAGTAAGTCTAAATAATGGTACCATTAGTTGTTTTTATTGTTGTGTTATTTAAGGTCCATTATTGGGTCTACTGCGCGTCAGGTTCATATTTtccattttttaatttttgtgaATCAACACGGTCGAAAAATAGTTCACTCGTTTAACTTGATCTTTGCCATGTCTATAACACGTTAATATCATTTTACTCGGTAAGTAGCCTCTTTTGTTACATTTATTTTTACCATAATTTTTAGTAGTATTTTTCACTTTAATAAGTTACATATTCGAAAAATCTTGAGCAAATTTTGTTATTGAAAGGAAATTCAGTCTAAAAATTTACTATGTCTCGAATTACTAAAATTATCTAGACGGGTAAAAGTTATAGCAAGATTTTGATATATCGATAATTTGACATATATATGTTTTTGAACAttcaatttttgatttttttgtgatatatcataaaaaatattaaattctAACTTATGAGTAGGCTTGTCAATGGAGCGGGGATCCGGTCCGATCCGATTTGATTCGGAACTTGATAAATGGATATGGATTGTATAAAAAATGTCCGATCCGCTAAAAATCCGATCCGATAAGGATCCGATCCAGTAAGAAGCAGATATGGATTTTACGTGATCCGATATGTTAAAAACTCGATCtggcttatattatatatatatatatatatatatatatatatatatatatatatttaaatacaGGTCCAATCAGGAGCCAACGTGGGTTGTGAAGGAAGGGCAGCAACCaaccgcaatgtttcattgcggaaGGGTACAATGTTCCAATGCGGGCCTTGAcctccgcaatgattcattgcgtCAAGTGGCCATGCACAGGGAACATTGTGGCCTCCGCACTGTTTCATTGTTGAGCCGACTCACAGTTTTTAATGACACAACTACCTCTCTCTTTAACTTTTAACGCCCCTTTAGCTTTAAATGtcacactttttaaaattaaatataatttccTATTTATATAGCTAATATTAATATTTCACTTATTTAttaaaagtataaaaataatattaatattcaacagtaattaattttttaaaatatgttaacattaaatataagtaaaagtaatattttaatattttatcaattttaataataaaatttatcaattttattttttctctaatttttctttaaattattctatgagttattttagtttaaaaaataatattattaattttatacttttttgtAAATTCAAACTTATTTTTTGTGAATTCAAACTTATTTTTTGTGCAAAAGTTGAGAATTGACTggtctcccccaatttatgtgcCAATATTAATAAGAATTGACTAGTGAAAAGTTGAGAAGGTTGACCGACCCaccgcattgtttcattgcggcagTTGTTCctgccgcaatgtttcattgcgacAATTTATTCAAGTCCTACCCTCAGCTTCCGCAATATTTTTTTCTGTGCctaaatttaatttttgaattttaaaattcagatTTCAACATATAAATAGCTCTTGTAATCTCATTTCTTTTCAACATTCTCTTCTCTATTTTCATTCTACATTTTCTTTTCAACATTCTCTTCTCTATTTTCCAAAAAATGGTTTTCTACTATGATTTGGACAATAACAAGGTAATTATCGATGGTGTAGCTTACGACGGGTCCGAATGAGAAGAAGACATGGCAATAGCTCTCCGCCGTATTCAAATGGCGCTTGGGCgcaaggaaaaaaaagaaaaaaatgaggCAAAAGCGAAGGCGGAAAagttgaagaaaaagaaagacgACGATAAGGGTGATAAAGGCGGTTCTTCCAACACCGTTAAAGCTTGATCATTTTCGTCGGAATAAAATATTTAagttattatatattttatttaaaaaaatatttgaatgtacTCCATATATATTggaatgaaataaattatttaatgttttatttttcttgtacttgtccaatttattttatcaattttaaattttaataaacaaatataatgctaaaatttgaaaattgaaaaactaaaaaaatgaaattttatagAATTTTCATTACCTATAAAAAAATAATTCTAtttgaatgaaataaattatttaatattttatttttcttgtacttgtccaatttattttaccaattttaaattttaataaacaaatataatgctaaaatttgaaaatgtgaaaaactaaaaaactgaaattttatcgaatttttgttacctataaaaaaataattatatactTTTTAACTTCGTTATTATCGAAAAtaaattaattcattaaaatatgattttttgttatTTAAGAAATTAAATCACTACTTCATTGTTTCATTGCGTTGTTTCATTGCGGAAGGTGCAATGAAACAATGTTGTaggaaaaaaatgaaaaaatatttaaattattgaatagttattaatattaataatttaatactaacatatattaataaaaaaataatattatttatatattttaagaGAGGTGTCTTTAATATGTATTATTatcataattttttatatgattataATCATTATATTTTAACATCCGCACAGTTGGATcgtcaattttttttattttataacttATATGTCAAGAAATATCATCTGACACAACTATTGTGTCAAATATTAACAAAACTATGTAAAATAGTTGCATATTATAATTAAGTTACTCttataaacatttatattttgaaaataaaatttaacatattaaatatataattatattttaacatccgtataattggatatttgaaattaataatttataactTATATGTCAAGAAATATCATCCGACACAACTATTGTGCCAAATATTAACAAAACTTTGTAAAATAGTTGCATATTATAATTAAGTTACTCttataaacatttatattttaaaaataaaatttaacatattaaatatataattatattttaacatccgtataattggatatttgaaattaatattttataacttaTATGTCAAGAAATATCATCTGACACAACTATTGTGCCAAATATTCACAAAACTATGTAAAATAGTTGCATATTATAATTAAGTTACTCTTATAAgtatttatattttgaaattaaaatttaacatattaaatgaaatataataagtctataaactattttttaatatttttttgattaattttgtaattttaaagaaaataacaaaaataaacaaCCCAAACGCAATAATTCATTGCGGGTGGTACTATCCACCGTAATGAAACATTGCGGGGGTGTGTTGTACAATTTTTAAAAAACTGTAAATACTTACAGTTGTTGATTTGTGGGCGTTTACAGttccgcaatgaaacattgcggcttccacaatgaaacattgcggccgTGCATTAATTGCACACACCTACCTTAATTTGTCTGTACCTTTGATCTTATACTGCTGTTTTTACTGCTGCTTAACATTCTGCTCAAATttatttttctgaaaatcaaGGTTAGTATTCAAAATTCATGACTtcttatttatttgattattcaAGTTCATATAGTGATCATATCAATTTTAATTATGTAACCCCCCCCCCCACAAAAAAAGAGGGTTTATCGTAAAATCTATAATGATGATGAAGTAATAGATGTTGATAGTATTGAAGATAAAGTTAATGATCCGGGGAAGGGAAAAACGCATAGTGATGATGATGTTGGTTTCGGTTGGAAGAATCACGATGTTCACGGTGATTCCGATGATAGTAATGATTCTTTTAATGGCGATGATGATGATAAAATTAATGATGAAAATTTTATTGGAAACATGACTGATGTAGTTCCTTGTGTTGGTATGATATTTGATTCATTGGATGAAGCGGAAAGTTTTTATCGAGGTTATGGTCGAAATATAGGGTTCGAGATAATTATTCGAAGTAGTCATAGGCATTCAAGAAATGATGGTATATCATCACGTTTGTTTGTATATATGTCGAAAGGGTGGAAGATTGGGCCCAAAACCCTTGGAAGTTGAAGATAGGGTTAAAGGAAAATGACCTCGAGATGTCATTCCTCGAACTTGTTGTCGTGCTCGTATGTGTGTTGCTCACAAAGTAAGCTCAAACAAATGGGAAGTAATCAAGGTTAACCTAGAGCACAATCATGCTATGGTTATATCGGATAAGGTAAAATTCATGCAAAGATCATGCAACATAGATCCGTTTACCCGATCTTTGATTGAGTTAATCAACAAATCGGGTATCGAGACCCCGAAAGTGATGAATTTACTTAGTGAGACGTGTAGTGGTATTGAAAAAGTTGGTTTTCCCGCTCAAGACGTACGAAATGTAATACGTGACATTCGAAGACGGGTTTTTTATTCCGGTGATGCGGAGTGTGGATTGGTTTTGTTACGAGACTTGCAAAAATAAAGTGATGGAAATTTTTTCTACCGAGTGGATGTGGATGAGGAGAATCGGGTTAGGGGTTTGGTGTGGGTTGATCCTCGTTCGCTTAACGCATACAAAAATTTTGGAGATGTGGTAACTTTTGACTCGACATATCGGACTAATAGGTATGACATGCCTTTTATTCCAATTACGGGAGTGAATCACCACTACCAAAATATTTTGTTTGGATTTGCACTTATAAGGGACGAGACTTATAGATTGGTTTTGAAGACTTGGTTGGAAGCGGTCGATAACAAGCCACCTATTACCATTATTACAGATCAAGACATCGCTTTAAGTAATGTCATTGCCGAGGTTATGCCTAACACCAACCATACATATTGtgaaagaaatatgtcctaagtccaatcatgtattagaatttaggaataactttttatgtaatctgttttgatttcattgatattaataaaagacttgttttgtttttattacgggctttatctatttaagtgtttaaataagatataccatagtttaaagtaaagctttttatggattatgatgagatcataatagtgagacctaaaaagatgataactctaaacttaaatagttcctggtcataggattactaactggtaattaataatccgcaaagatcggtacatactatgcttgcttcattatgaaggatgtctgttctcatagacatttgtgtggtgacactatagctagtatgtaggtgcttattatagaataagttcactgaacatgactcgcacagctgaacaactgatggagttcactcacgtgtcagcagttgttcacatagtgatagttgtacaagtatccttagacttgaggtcatcatagtcatcttgtgtacactgaactatgctttggtttagttcttagtctccagggacaattattagggctctactgggtataggaatttgtacacgaagatagtgtatgatcaataaaggatctaccccttccagtgaaggaagcgaatgttcaaggctgatccacttatgctagttcaggaatctctagccagagtgaatgaaattataaaggagtttctaatttgcatagaactacgcatagtaaatggtaagcaagtaattaaattagataggcttgacacgagatccatgccttgtatttaat carries:
- the LOC141692966 gene encoding E3 ubiquitin-protein ligase RDUF2-like; the protein is MYIYCSFFNHSFIHTFFRKNLFHNSLMDFTEPSHWCHSCNSFVRVEEDGVVCVDCGGGFVEEINHQQHRRHRRRRHHHRHHYHNHSHSPYSDMRVGSHAPEFSHALGQSVADATSFRPLFYPFIVLRRTDETGTYELLYDDGCGLGLRGLVRGMSELVMGPGFDRILEHFIHFDMLRVSHPPASKLAVDALPTIEINLDHVKSDTNCAVCTEPFEANAKARELPCKHLYHSDCIMPWLEQRNSCPVCRYELPGEVADMDGLAPGEESMGLIIWRLPRGGYAVGRFNGGREVGENEVPDVYNETDDVADVNGSSQRRVIWSRSESGSRRRGRGISQAFHNIRSFFSRSRSSPRQLNADIGFDDEVSRITSRRRAGVNA